Proteins co-encoded in one Triticum urartu cultivar G1812 unplaced genomic scaffold, Tu2.1 TuUngrouped_contig_6501, whole genome shotgun sequence genomic window:
- the LOC125530702 gene encoding uncharacterized protein LOC125530702 produces MDVGWRKKSVEASMDLGSTKNWGAYTGIFIVLMLIIAAIPHDEDYHDFADQRTLLLGIPNTLNVVSIIPFIFVGLAGLILKHCESYCRPCSQRGLYTLFFAGVSVVGFASFFYHLNPKNDALFWDTLPIMIAFTSFEVIFIIERFDDSAGTKSFESTSYWLWAVGFYVLARVEEVADKPIYTWTLHIVSGHTLGHLCAAMVPLFFILMLAKRTRPIQPERHMILVHHQLMLAFMVCLLVPKMICLWMPKLQVRAIMYEISILMWEFSARYVGNQAKTSEERGMLETPVRARQIVPRIRGLYGMDTYKNKVLEFIQSERSDESIFGLWGTSGVGKTRLLSLIADSYADSFRHVIFLDGGSSVRVMQNYVAYFLKLDWETISLLEEHYRAKIIMEYLEHVSFLVLLDDVQDEVYPDLTAVGLPMALGHRQKVVLTSRSQVVCARMGCTLTNTLEMKCLGDEDAWSLFEYNAGVKITEADTEIYEYAKQMVSACGGLPRAICAIGIGVAGATCRGKHPVDWWFTYKRFKDKNLPPERMEEIVPVLV; encoded by the exons ATGGATGTGGGGTGGAGGAAGAAGTCGGTGGAGGCGTCCATGGATTTGGGGAGTACGAAGAATTGGGGGGCGTATACGGGTATATTCATTGTGCTCATGCTTATCATAGCCGCTATCCCGCATGATGAGGACTATCACGACTTCGCCGACCAACGCACACTTCTCCTTG GGATCCCTAATACGCTGAATGTTGTCTCAATAATCCCCTTCATTTTTGTCGGTCTTGCCGGGCTCATCCTTAAGCACTGTGAAAGCTACTGTAGGCCATG CTCACAGAGGGGTCTCTACACACTCTTCTTTGCTGGTGTCAGTGTTGTTGGTTTTGCTTCATTCTTTTACCATCTCAACCCGAAAAATGACGCCCTATTTTGGGACACATTGCCA ATTATGATCGCTTTCACATCTTTTGAGGTGATTTTCATTATCGAAAGGTTTGATGATTCGGCAGGAACAAAGTCGTTTGAATCAACGAGCTACTGGTTATGGGCAGTCG GATTTTACGTTCTTGCAAGAGTAGAAGAGGTTGCAGACAAACCAATTTATACGTGGACACTTCATATTGTCAGTGGGCATACTCTTGGTCATTTATGTGCTGCAATGgtgcctcttttttttattctcATGTTAGCGAAAAGGACAAGACCAATTCAACCAGAAAG ACACATGATTCTAGTGCATCATCAATTAATGCTTGCTTTCATGGTCTGCTTATTGGTGCCCAAGATGATCTGCCTATGGATGCCCAAGTTACAG GTTCGTGCCATAATGTATGAAATCAGCATTTTAATGTGGGAGTTCAGTGCTCGTTATGTGGGTAATCAGGCAAAGACCTCAGAGGAGCGAGGAATGTTAGAAACCCCAGTTCGTGCTCGGCAAATAGTGCCACGTATTCGTGGCCTTTATGGGATGGACACTTATAAGAATAAGGTCTTAGAATTCATACAAAGTGAACGATCGGATGAGTCTATATTTGGACTATGGGGCACGTCGGGTGTTGGCAAGACACGGCTTCTTTCGCTCATCGCTGATAGCTATGCCGATTCATTTCGTCACGTCATATTTCTTGATGGTGGCAGTAGCGTGAGAGTGATGCAAAATTATGTCGCATATTTTTTGAAATTGGATTGGGAGACAATCTCATTGTTAGAGGAGCATTACCGAGCTAAAATCATCATGGAGTACCTAGAGCATGTCAGTTTTTTGGTTCTGTTAGACGATGTGCAAGATGAAGTGTACCCAGATTTAACAGCTGTTGGTTTGCCGATGGCTCTTGGGCATCGGCAAAAAGTTGTTCTTACGTCGAGGAGTCAGGTAGTATGTGCTCGCATGGGATGCACCCTAACAAACACTCTGGAGATGAAGTGTCTTGGGGATGAAGATGCTTGGAGTCTTTTCGAGTATAATGCGGGAGTAAAAATCACAGAAGCTGATACTGAAATttatgaatatgcaaaacag ATGGTTTCAGCATGTGGAGGGTTGCCTAGAGCCATATGTGCTATTGGCATAGGCGTAGCTGGAGCCACTTGCAGGGGAAAACATCCAGTTGATTGGTGGTTTACCTACAAGCGTTTCAAGGATAAAAATCTGCCACCAGAGCGAATGGAAGAAATAGTGCCTGTTCTGGTTTAG